Proteins encoded within one genomic window of Melospiza georgiana isolate bMelGeo1 chromosome 24, bMelGeo1.pri, whole genome shotgun sequence:
- the TINAGL1 gene encoding tubulointerstitial nephritis antigen-like, with translation MRAVLCLWLLVAPVARVAVSSRVRTRRELGPGLYQHGVYDAGGSYCQRGDVCCHGRDDGCTVPYHDTLCYCDLFCNRTVSDCCPDFWEYCLGIPAPFPKAPGCARAGHNYPTGATYRENCNLCTCGPGGQWQCEDHACLMDGELIDAINRGNYGWRAANYSQFWGMTLEDGIRHRLGTFRPSATVMNMNEMHMNMDSNEVLPRRFNAAEKWPGMIHEPLDQGNCAGSWAFSTAAVASDRISIHSMGHMTPALSPQNLLSCDTRNQRGCSGGRLDGAWWYLRRRGVVTDECYPFTSQQSQPAAPPCMMHSRSTGRGKRQATARCPNPRSHANDIYQSTPAYRLSSSEKEIMKELMENGPVQAILEVHEDFFMYKSGIYRHTPVAEGKGPKHQRHGTHSVKITGWGEEQLPDGQTQKYWTAANSWGTAWGEGGHFRIARGVNECEVETFVVGVWGRVSMEDMPHK, from the exons ATGCGGGCCGTGCTGTGCCTCTGGCTGCTGGTGGCCCCGGTGGCGCGGGTGGCCGTGTCCTCGCGGGTCCGCACCCGCCGGGAGCTGGGCCCCGGGCTGTACCAGCACGGCGTCTACGACGCGGGCGGCTCCTACTGCCAGCGGGGCGACGTGTGCTGCCACGGCCGCGACGACGGCTGCACCGTGCCCTACCACGACACGCTGTGCTACTGCGACCTCTTCTGCAACCGCACCGTGTCCGACTGCTGCCCCGACTTCTGGGAATACTGCCTGGGAATCCCGGCGCCCTTCCCCAAagccccag GCTGTGCCCGTGCTGGACACAATTACCCCACAGGAGCCACGTACCGGGAGAACTGCAACCTGTG cacctgcgGGCCCGGCGGGCAGTGGCAGTGCGAGGACCACGCCTGCCTGATGGATGGGGAGCTCATCGACGCCATCAACAGGGGCAATTACGG CTGGAGAGCCGCCAACTACAGCCAGTTCTGGGGGATGACCCTGGAGGACGGGATCCGGCACCGCCTGGGCACCTTCCGTCCCTCCGCCACCGTCATGAACATGAACGAGATGCAC ATGAACATGGACTCCAACGAGGTGCTGCCGCGTCGCTTCAATGCCGCCGAGAAGTGGCCCGGGATGATCCACGAGCCCCTGGACCAGGGGAACTGCGCCGGCTCCTGGGCCTTCTCCACGGCCG CCGTGGCCTCGGACCGCATCTCCATCCACTCCATGGGCCACATGACCCCCGCGCTGTCCCCCCAAAACCTCCTGTCCTGTGACACCCGAAACCAGCGCGGCTGCAGCGGGGGGCGCCTGGACGGAGCCTGGTGGTACCTGCGCAGGAGAGG CGTGGTGACGGACGAGTGCTACCCGTTCAcgagccagcagagccagcccgcGGCGCCGCCCTGCATGATGCACAGCCGCTCCACGGGCCGGGGCAAGCGACAGGCCACAGCGCGCTGCCCCAACCCCCGGAGCCACGCCAACGACATCTACCAGTCCACGCCCGCCTACCGCCTCTCCTCCAGC GAGAAGGAGATCATGAAGGAGCTGATGGAGAACGGCCCCGTGCAAG ccatcCTGGAGGTGCACGAGGATTTCTTCATGTACAAGAGCGGGATCTATCGGCACACGCCCGTGGCCGAGGGGAAGGGGCCCAAGCACCAGAGGCACGGGACCCACTCGGTGAAAATCACGGG gtggggagaggagcagctgcctgatgGCCAGACCCAAAAATACTGG acGGCGGCCAACTCGTGGGGCACGGCGTGGGGCGAGGGCGGCCACTTTCGCATCGCCCGCGGCGTCAACGAGTGCGAGGTGGAGACCTTCGTGGTGGGGGTTTGGGGCCGCGTCAGCATGGAGGACATGCCCCACAAGTGA
- the PEF1 gene encoding peflin, protein MAYPGQGYPGAGQPPSVGPYPGAPYGGGPPPGPYGHPPPGGPYGGGPPPGPYGHPPPGGPYGGPYGSPQPGPYGGPAPGGNAPPGVDPEAFSWFQTVDTDHSGFISVKELKQALVNNNWSSFNDETCQLMINMFDKTRSGRIDVYGFSALLRFIQQWRSLFQQYDRDQSGSISFSELQQAFSQMGYNLSPQFSQLLLARYAQRSPNPSIQLDRFIHICMQLQSLTDAFREKDTAMVGNVRLSYEDFLTMVVTRML, encoded by the exons ATGGCGTACCCGGGGCAG ggctaCCCCGGCGCAGGACAGCCCCCCTCGGTCGGGCCGTACCCCGGGGCTCCCTACGGCGGGGGGCCACCCCCGGGACCCTACGGGCACCCCCCACCCGGGGGTCCCTATGGCGGGGGGCCACCCCCGGGACCCTACGGGCACCCCCCACCCGGGGGTCCCTACGGCGGCCCCTACggcagcccccagcccgggCCCTACGGCGGGCCGGCCCCGGGAG GGAATGCCCCCCCAGGGGTGGATCCCGAGGCGTTTTCCTGGTTCCAGACGGTGGATACGGATCACAGCGGGTTCATCTCCGTCAAGGAGCTGAAGCAGGCTCTGGTCAACAACAACTGGTCCTCGTTCAACGATGAGACCTGTCAGCTCATGATCA acATGTTCGACAAGACGCGGTCGGGGCGCATCGACGTCTACGGCTTCTCCGCCCTGCTGCGCTTCATCCAGCAGTGGAGGAGCCTCTTCCAGCAGTATGACCGGGACCAGTCCGGCTCCATCAGCTTCAGCGAGCTCCAGCAAG CTTTCTCCCAGATGGGTTACAACCTGAGCCCCCAGttcagccagctgctgctggcccggTACGCCCAGCGTTCCCCCAATCCCAGTATCCAGCTGGACCGGTTCATCCACATCTgcatgcagctgcagagcctcaCCGACGCCTTCAGGGAGAAGGACACGGCCATGGTGGGGAATGTCCGCCTCAGCTACGAGGATTTCCTCACCATGGTGGTGACACGGATGCTCTGA